One genomic window of Chitinophagaceae bacterium includes the following:
- a CDS encoding carotenoid biosynthesis protein, whose product MEGKKNKKLIAGIILLAIVFIASFAGLTIPVTTHLFEQLIPISILVSIGTLLTFHRYWNNKAVFSLLTIVLAGFLIEWIGVRTGIIFGKFAFGNSLGWKINNTPLMVGLNWLVLVYITHVAVKKIGIGRPWIELTAAALMTALDYLIEPVAIKYDCWNWEAGVVPVQNFAAWFYISFFMQLFFNRMKPVEENQIAIPLLMLNILFFAALNIW is encoded by the coding sequence ATGGAAGGGAAGAAAAATAAAAAGTTAATCGCCGGCATCATACTTCTTGCTATAGTATTCATAGCGAGTTTCGCAGGATTGACAATTCCGGTGACCACACATTTGTTTGAGCAATTGATCCCTATTAGTATCCTGGTTTCCATTGGAACTTTGCTCACTTTTCACCGGTACTGGAATAACAAAGCCGTTTTTTCACTTCTTACTATTGTGCTGGCTGGATTTCTAATTGAATGGATAGGTGTCCGTACAGGAATCATTTTTGGAAAGTTCGCATTTGGCAATTCGCTTGGTTGGAAAATCAATAATACACCATTGATGGTTGGATTGAATTGGTTGGTGTTGGTTTATATCACGCATGTTGCAGTTAAGAAAATTGGGATTGGCAGACCTTGGATAGAACTCACGGCGGCGGCTTTAATGACAGCTCTCGATTATCTGATTGAACCAGTTGCAATAAAATATGATTGCTGGAATTGGGAAGCAGGAGTAGTTCCTGTTCAGAATTTCGCGGCATGGTTTTACATTTCCTTTTTCATGCAGCTTTTTTTTAACCGGATGAAACCAGTTGAAGAAAATCAAATCGCCATTCCATTGCTGATGCTAAACATCCTTTTTTTCGCTGCACTCAATATCTGGTAA
- a CDS encoding DUF922 domain-containing protein — MNLLLLIVSLSWTTFVAIPSDAENEIRWNDRSKIAYDDFKGAVPENSPWAALTASYIYFTYSTTNGKISTVKVYAAFKKNESWMKTNREDVLGHEQLHFAIAEYYTRKLYADAQLLKEKPGDVSVAANKLFKSINEACDQLQQTYDSETEHGVKTEEQARWKKKVESMLEEYQAYPVITD, encoded by the coding sequence ATGAACCTACTCTTATTAATTGTGTCACTTTCGTGGACAACATTTGTCGCGATTCCTTCTGATGCAGAAAATGAAATCAGATGGAATGACCGGAGCAAAATTGCGTATGATGACTTTAAAGGTGCAGTGCCTGAGAACTCACCCTGGGCTGCCCTTACCGCCAGCTATATTTATTTTACCTATAGCACCACCAATGGTAAAATAAGCACTGTTAAGGTTTATGCCGCATTCAAAAAGAATGAATCATGGATGAAGACTAATCGTGAAGATGTTTTGGGACATGAGCAACTGCATTTTGCAATCGCTGAATATTATACAAGAAAGTTATATGCTGATGCACAACTGCTAAAGGAAAAACCCGGAGATGTTTCTGTTGCCGCAAACAAACTTTTTAAATCCATAAATGAGGCTTGCGACCAATTACAACAAACATACGACAGCGAAACCGAGCATGGTGTAAAAACGGAGGAACAGGCAAGGTGGAAAAAGAAAGTAGAAAGTATGTTGGAAGAATATCAAGCCTATCCGGTAATTACTGATTAA
- a CDS encoding SAM-dependent chlorinase/fluorinase, with the protein MPLITLTTDFGTRDHYAAAVKGELLKAIKSATIVDISHDITPFDIMHGSFVLKNSYHHFPDGTYHLIGVNMNSEEGISHLVVMKEQHIFIGPDNGIFGLLWDGEMPKEIFQLQPRKEESTGTLPMMDLYVRAVKHLSEGGKPNDIGVKVAFFRQSTMGRPIISTDYIRASIIYFDRFENAVVNIRKAEFESIQQNRKYVLYFKRYDDIDIIHDNYFHVLESEKICLFNSSGYLEIAINKGNAMGLLNLNVGDIVQIEFK; encoded by the coding sequence ATGCCCCTCATTACACTCACTACGGACTTTGGCACCCGCGATCACTATGCGGCAGCAGTGAAAGGTGAATTACTGAAGGCCATAAAGAGTGCAACTATTGTGGATATCTCTCATGATATTACGCCGTTCGACATCATGCACGGGTCTTTTGTGCTCAAAAACAGTTACCATCATTTTCCTGATGGAACATACCACCTGATCGGCGTTAACATGAATAGCGAAGAAGGAATCAGCCATCTGGTAGTGATGAAAGAGCAGCATATTTTTATTGGTCCGGACAATGGCATTTTCGGATTGCTTTGGGATGGAGAAATGCCGAAGGAAATTTTTCAGTTGCAACCACGTAAAGAAGAAAGTACCGGCACTTTACCAATGATGGATCTGTATGTAAGAGCAGTGAAACATCTTTCTGAAGGCGGAAAACCCAATGACATTGGAGTGAAGGTTGCTTTTTTCCGTCAATCAACTATGGGACGACCCATTATTTCAACTGATTATATCCGTGCTTCGATTATCTATTTCGACCGTTTTGAAAATGCAGTGGTAAATATCCGCAAAGCTGAATTTGAAAGCATTCAACAGAACAGAAAGTATGTACTCTATTTTAAAAGATATGATGACATCGATATCATTCATGATAATTACTTTCATGTTCTGGAAAGTGAAAAGATCTGCCTTTTTAATTCCAGTGGTTATCTGGAGATTGCGATCAATAAGGGAAATGCCATGGGGTTATTAAATCTGAATGTAGGAGATATTGTGCAGATAGAATTCAAATAA
- a CDS encoding PhoH family protein — MTELIIHLDSIEPIDLLGINNSRLQILKNAFPRVKFTSRGNKIKIEGNTQDLELLEDKINSLVHFIEKYGRLTDKAAEDLLDDIDPFDLNMPKPNDDGLVYGPNGIVVKARTPNQKKMVELSEHNDIIFAIGPAGTGKTYTAVALAVRALKNKEIRKIILTRPAVEAGENLGYLPGDLKEKIDPYLRPLYDALDDMIPLDKLNYYMTNRVIEVAPLAFMRGRTLDHAYIILDEAQNTTDSQLKMFLTRIGSSAKCIVTGDITQIDLPKSQRSGLFRALDILSDIKGIGTVKLTEQDVVRHPLVKKIITAYENSDPKEDRLPPPQFSPDPPLN; from the coding sequence TTGACAGAACTAATTATTCACCTGGACTCCATTGAACCTATTGATTTGCTCGGTATCAATAATTCGCGATTACAGATTCTAAAAAATGCTTTTCCCAGGGTTAAGTTTACTTCCCGTGGCAATAAGATTAAGATTGAAGGCAACACACAGGACCTGGAATTGCTCGAAGACAAGATCAACAGTCTAGTGCATTTCATAGAGAAATATGGACGGCTTACAGACAAAGCTGCGGAAGATCTGTTGGACGACATCGATCCATTTGACCTTAATATGCCAAAGCCCAATGATGATGGATTGGTCTATGGACCTAACGGAATTGTTGTGAAAGCAAGGACTCCCAATCAGAAAAAAATGGTTGAATTGTCGGAACACAATGATATTATTTTTGCCATTGGTCCGGCCGGAACCGGCAAAACATATACTGCCGTAGCGCTTGCGGTAAGGGCATTAAAAAACAAAGAAATCAGAAAAATTATACTTACACGACCTGCTGTGGAAGCAGGTGAAAATCTTGGATACCTTCCAGGCGATCTGAAAGAAAAAATTGATCCATATCTCCGACCCTTGTATGATGCTTTGGATGATATGATTCCGCTTGACAAGCTCAATTATTATATGACTAACCGCGTGATTGAAGTTGCGCCTCTTGCTTTCATGCGTGGCCGCACATTGGATCATGCCTATATTATTCTTGATGAAGCACAAAACACTACTGATTCGCAGTTGAAAATGTTTCTCACCCGGATCGGATCATCAGCCAAATGCATTGTAACGGGCGATATAACACAAATAGATTTACCTAAGTCGCAACGCAGCGGACTCTTTCGTGCTTTGGATATTCTTTCTGATATCAAGGGTATTGGTACCGTTAAACTCACCGAACAGGATGTGGTTCGTCATCCATTGGTTAAGAAAATAATTACGGCCTATGAAAATTCTGATCCGAAAGAAGATCGGTTACCTCCGCCACAATTTTCTCCTGATCCACCTTTGAATTAG
- a CDS encoding T9SS type A sorting domain-containing protein, translating to MATGTVTTCSGTFYDNGGSAAVYPSNTNIIETFTSSTGTCLIFTFSTFLTQTGNDILTIYDGPSTSSTVIGNYSGNISPGTIIASTSSITFKFVSNATGNKAGWAATISCGSCGTLYVLNNNSTINTCDGLFYDSGGVGGTYGNLENFTQTYCSNSSNCIQFTFYSMNLSAGDTLRIYDGASVAATLIGKYSGTVLPPTLLSLSGCLTFNIKTDASGNSAGWTAAISCTSCPSLPGSPANYTQPIVGLGGSYLGGPMVATCGGTYTDNGGTAGNYANGVTLQVYKTFCPASINTCLRANFFSVDLKNGDKLEIMNGPTMESTAFSTGSPLVNTNCSTYEACMALGYGPYLSSDQSGCISFIFNSNASANGAGWVATFDCIPCASGPNGTDNNDCDLITPICTNTGFSDASTGPGVAADVSDDCLITETYSNWYTFTISASGTLGMTIDPLSTGNTVPDDYDWALYGPNVSCGSLGEPIRCSTATTQNQTNNTGSMGNTGIGTASNNLYPGYSCASTNDFNETSCGNGWVNDLAVTTGQIYYLCVSKWSAGGSGFNLNWTLTGGAGIDCTILPIELTSFECHPQGNVITIDWTTASELNNDHFLLEKSYDGEHYETLATVPGKAFSSLPSNYFMLDNHPYPGNNYYRLSQTDKNGHAQQLKTTVCDVTISDEQVLMQVMNLSGHVLYAANLKNSEVENILHDLSLPAGMYITAIIYKNGMATISKFLKTE from the coding sequence ATGGCGACAGGAACAGTTACAACCTGCTCAGGCACTTTTTATGATAATGGTGGTTCTGCGGCCGTTTACCCGAGCAACACTAACATTATTGAAACATTTACAAGCAGCACAGGAACTTGCCTTATTTTCACTTTTTCAACATTTCTTACGCAAACAGGGAATGACATACTTACCATTTATGACGGACCTTCCACTTCCTCCACAGTAATCGGAAATTACTCTGGTAATATATCGCCGGGAACCATCATCGCCAGCACATCATCCATCACTTTTAAGTTTGTCTCAAACGCCACGGGAAATAAAGCAGGCTGGGCGGCTACGATCAGTTGCGGAAGTTGCGGAACGCTTTATGTATTAAATAACAATTCAACTATCAACACCTGTGATGGTTTATTTTACGATAGTGGTGGCGTAGGAGGAACTTATGGAAACCTTGAAAACTTCACGCAAACGTATTGTTCAAATTCATCCAATTGCATACAGTTTACATTTTATTCGATGAATTTATCTGCGGGAGATACTTTGAGGATTTACGATGGCGCTTCAGTTGCTGCAACACTTATCGGTAAATATTCAGGCACCGTCTTACCTCCAACTTTACTTTCACTCAGTGGTTGCCTTACCTTCAATATTAAAACCGACGCAAGTGGTAACAGTGCAGGCTGGACAGCGGCTATTTCCTGCACCTCGTGTCCTTCCCTGCCCGGTAGTCCGGCTAACTACACACAGCCAATCGTTGGTCTCGGTGGTTCTTATCTTGGCGGACCTATGGTGGCTACATGTGGCGGAACTTATACAGATAACGGAGGTACGGCCGGCAATTATGCAAATGGTGTAACCCTTCAGGTTTATAAAACATTTTGTCCGGCTTCCATCAACACCTGCCTTCGGGCCAACTTCTTTTCTGTTGATTTAAAAAATGGTGACAAACTTGAAATCATGAATGGACCTACGATGGAGAGTACTGCCTTCAGCACCGGATCACCGCTTGTTAATACGAATTGTTCAACTTATGAAGCCTGCATGGCACTCGGATACGGACCTTATCTTTCAAGTGATCAAAGCGGGTGTATCTCCTTCATTTTCAACTCGAACGCTTCAGCCAACGGTGCTGGCTGGGTAGCTACTTTTGATTGCATTCCGTGTGCAAGCGGACCCAATGGCACCGACAATAATGATTGTGATCTGATAACTCCGATTTGCACCAATACGGGCTTTAGTGATGCAAGCACAGGACCCGGAGTAGCTGCCGATGTATCGGATGACTGCCTAATTACCGAGACGTATTCCAATTGGTATACTTTCACAATTTCTGCAAGCGGTACGTTGGGAATGACCATTGATCCGCTTTCAACAGGCAATACTGTTCCGGATGATTATGACTGGGCTTTATATGGTCCCAATGTTTCGTGTGGCAGCCTGGGAGAACCGATACGTTGTTCAACAGCGACTACTCAAAATCAGACGAATAATACAGGTAGTATGGGCAATACCGGCATTGGAACAGCAAGCAATAATCTTTATCCCGGATATTCATGCGCTTCTACAAATGATTTCAATGAGACCTCCTGTGGTAATGGTTGGGTAAATGACCTTGCTGTAACCACAGGGCAGATCTATTATTTGTGCGTGAGCAAATGGTCTGCAGGTGGAAGCGGTTTTAATCTTAATTGGACATTAACCGGTGGAGCCGGCATTGACTGCACGATATTACCTATTGAACTGACTTCATTTGAATGCCATCCACAAGGAAATGTAATCACGATTGACTGGACTACTGCCAGTGAATTAAACAATGATCATTTTCTGTTGGAAAAATCATATGATGGCGAGCATTATGAAACGCTTGCAACTGTTCCGGGAAAAGCATTCAGCAGTTTGCCAAGCAATTATTTTATGTTAGACAATCATCCATATCCGGGAAACAATTACTACCGTTTATCTCAAACCGACAAAAACGGACATGCTCAACAATTAAAAACAACGGTTTGTGATGTAACCATTTCTGACGAACAGGTACTTATGCAAGTCATGAATCTTTCCGGACATGTTTTGTATGCTGCGAACCTAAAAAACTCAGAGGTAGAAAATATTTTACATGACCTGTCACTACCAGCCGGCATGTACATCACTGCGATTATCTATAAAAACGGAATGGCAACAATATCCAAGTTTTTAAAAACAGAATGA
- a CDS encoding CRTAC1 family protein, with protein MKKGRILFLVSAVTVVLLGSFVFFKMKTKAKSAYANLKIESTTMPEIYQEIVKESDPFTLYGRNNEMIPILEKRLEKDPSNQQLQFNLGLQHIFNGTTQKGIDYLLALENDAAYMSDPVKAKPNEKGWSKLDSLESFLAIAYLRLGEQQNCIENRNDASCAFPIEGGGIHTMKKPVEEAIRRYLKIVEKKPKDYLSVWLLNIACQANGSIPPEVPQKLILDKSLYKNEWDCPRFNEVAMDLGIENTGWAGGVCAEDFDNDGYIDIISSSAILDDNVKYYHNNGDGTFTDYTERAKLKGEMEGLNVVHMDYNNDGNMDFFIPRGGWKYEAGHLPPSLMRNNGDGTFSDVTIKAGLMNYNPTQSAEWADIDKDGDLDLFLGHEMGYQSNLYLNNGDETFTDISHEAGVDFKLYIKGASWGDYNNDGFPDLYASSFQKPARLYRNDGLKDGKVHFTDVTKEAGCSGTPSNFPCWWFDYNNDGYQDLYVSAYQPGYTINSCREFMGLPMDSTLFPCLYLNNKNGTFTNIARQAHIQYETFTMGCNYGDLDNDGWLDFYLGIGAPDYKAIFPNRMFHNHEGQYFEDCTISGGFGQLQKGHAIAFCDFDMDGDQDVYADFGGFYYGDVYENALYENPGFSNNWVNIKFEGVKSNRAAVGTRVKLTFTENGVKRSTYLAISKGASFGGNPIRLQAGVGKAAIIDEIEVTWPATGQKDIYTNVAVNKVYKAKEGDKELTIWDIKPFEFKTMERRMATGDSTMNHHHMMNM; from the coding sequence ATGAAAAAGGGTAGAATACTCTTTCTTGTTTCAGCAGTCACTGTTGTACTGTTGGGAAGCTTTGTGTTTTTTAAGATGAAAACCAAAGCAAAATCAGCTTATGCTAACCTGAAGATTGAAAGCACTACGATGCCGGAAATCTACCAGGAAATTGTGAAGGAATCTGATCCATTCACACTTTATGGCAGAAATAATGAAATGATTCCCATTCTTGAAAAAAGACTTGAGAAAGATCCTTCTAACCAACAGCTTCAGTTCAATTTGGGCTTGCAGCATATTTTCAATGGTACTACCCAAAAAGGCATCGATTACCTGCTGGCACTTGAAAATGATGCTGCTTACATGAGTGATCCTGTTAAAGCCAAACCAAATGAGAAAGGTTGGTCGAAGCTTGATTCGCTTGAAAGTTTTCTGGCGATTGCTTACCTGCGTCTTGGCGAACAGCAAAATTGTATTGAAAATCGCAATGATGCTTCCTGCGCTTTTCCGATTGAAGGTGGAGGTATTCACACCATGAAAAAGCCGGTAGAAGAAGCTATCAGGAGATATCTGAAAATTGTAGAAAAGAAACCCAAGGATTATCTTTCAGTATGGTTGTTAAATATTGCCTGCCAGGCCAATGGATCTATTCCTCCTGAAGTTCCTCAGAAATTGATTCTGGATAAATCACTCTATAAAAACGAATGGGATTGCCCTCGGTTCAATGAAGTCGCAATGGACCTCGGTATTGAAAACACCGGTTGGGCCGGTGGCGTTTGTGCGGAAGATTTTGACAACGACGGATACATTGACATCATTAGCTCGAGCGCAATTCTTGATGATAATGTTAAGTATTACCACAATAACGGTGATGGAACATTTACTGATTATACGGAACGTGCTAAGCTGAAAGGAGAGATGGAAGGATTGAATGTGGTGCATATGGATTATAACAACGACGGCAATATGGATTTCTTTATTCCGCGTGGCGGCTGGAAATATGAAGCTGGTCATTTGCCTCCTTCATTAATGCGTAACAATGGCGATGGCACTTTCAGTGACGTTACCATTAAAGCCGGACTTATGAATTACAATCCAACGCAATCGGCTGAATGGGCTGACATTGACAAAGACGGGGATCTTGATTTGTTTCTTGGACATGAAATGGGTTATCAAAGCAATCTTTACCTGAACAATGGAGATGAAACGTTTACAGATATCTCACACGAAGCAGGTGTTGATTTCAAACTTTACATCAAAGGCGCATCATGGGGAGATTATAATAACGACGGATTTCCGGATCTGTACGCTTCCAGTTTCCAGAAACCTGCACGCTTATACCGAAATGATGGGTTGAAAGATGGGAAGGTTCATTTTACCGATGTTACCAAGGAAGCAGGTTGTTCAGGTACACCTTCTAATTTTCCTTGTTGGTGGTTTGATTATAACAATGATGGTTATCAGGACTTGTATGTATCAGCTTATCAGCCCGGTTATACGATTAACAGTTGCCGTGAATTTATGGGATTACCAATGGATTCGACTTTATTTCCATGTTTGTATTTGAACAATAAAAACGGCACATTCACCAATATCGCCCGGCAAGCGCATATTCAGTACGAAACATTTACCATGGGTTGCAACTACGGCGACCTTGACAATGATGGCTGGCTGGATTTTTATCTGGGTATAGGTGCACCAGATTACAAGGCTATTTTCCCAAACAGAATGTTTCACAATCATGAAGGACAATACTTCGAAGATTGCACGATTTCAGGTGGCTTTGGTCAGTTACAGAAAGGACATGCGATTGCCTTCTGTGATTTTGATATGGATGGCGACCAGGATGTTTACGCAGACTTTGGTGGATTTTATTATGGAGATGTTTATGAAAATGCACTCTATGAAAATCCGGGATTTAGCAATAATTGGGTGAATATCAAATTCGAAGGGGTGAAGAGCAACAGAGCTGCTGTAGGCACGCGCGTCAAACTTACATTTACTGAAAATGGAGTGAAACGTTCAACCTACCTGGCTATCAGTAAAGGCGCCAGTTTCGGAGGTAACCCAATACGGCTTCAAGCCGGTGTAGGCAAGGCGGCTATCATTGATGAAATTGAAGTTACCTGGCCGGCAACTGGTCAAAAAGATATTTATACCAATGTGGCTGTAAATAAAGTTTACAAAGCAAAAGAAGGAGATAAAGAATTAACGATTTGGGATATCAAGCCATTTGAATTCAAAACAATGGAGCGCAGAATGGCAACAGGTGATTCGACCATGAATCACCATCACATGATGAATATGTAG
- a CDS encoding HAD family hydrolase, protein MNWKDLHIDKSWTLFLDRDGVLNKKIDDDYVRSIDQFEWLPGVPQAIKKLSGLFGRIIIITNQQGVGKGLMMKEDVESIHTNIIESVKITGGRIDAVYYAPQLKSENSEYRKPNIGMALQAKKDFPEIDFSKSIMVGDSMSDIEFGKKAGMKTVFILNDKKHAPELSMIDGICKDLKFFSEQIVTQ, encoded by the coding sequence ATGAACTGGAAAGATTTACACATTGATAAATCGTGGACTTTATTCCTGGACCGCGACGGCGTACTCAATAAAAAAATTGATGACGACTATGTAAGGAGTATTGATCAGTTTGAGTGGTTGCCTGGTGTTCCGCAGGCAATTAAAAAGTTATCAGGTTTATTTGGAAGAATCATCATCATTACCAATCAGCAAGGTGTTGGAAAAGGATTGATGATGAAGGAAGACGTTGAATCAATTCACACAAACATTATTGAGTCAGTTAAAATAACAGGAGGCAGGATTGACGCTGTCTATTATGCACCGCAATTGAAATCTGAAAATTCGGAATATAGAAAACCGAATATTGGAATGGCTCTTCAGGCAAAAAAAGATTTCCCCGAAATAGACTTTTCAAAATCAATTATGGTTGGCGATTCCATGAGTGATATCGAGTTTGGGAAGAAAGCGGGAATGAAAACGGTATTTATCCTGAATGATAAAAAGCACGCTCCCGAATTGTCAATGATAGATGGAATATGCAAGGATTTGAAATTCTTTTCTGAGCAAATAGTGACTCAATGA
- a CDS encoding nucleotidyltransferase family protein, translated as MINTAIILAGGFGTRLQTVVKDRPKPMADINGKPFLQHLLDFLILQGINNCILSVGFKWETIRDYFGEKYLSVDLSYCVEESPLGTGGAILKAVQSVNVEEFFVFNGDTFFAIDLNTFYLAYKEKNGLLSLALKKMSDFDRYGVVITDKAGKVSSFEEKKYYSSGNINGGVYLLNRKLFEHLEFPENFSFEKDLMEKYCTALSFYGVTFDDYFIDIGIPEDYERAKHELERFTH; from the coding sequence ATGATTAATACTGCAATCATTCTCGCTGGTGGTTTTGGCACACGTCTGCAAACGGTTGTAAAGGACCGGCCAAAACCCATGGCAGACATTAATGGAAAGCCCTTCCTTCAACATCTCCTCGATTTTTTGATTTTGCAGGGAATCAATAATTGTATTCTTTCTGTGGGATTTAAATGGGAAACCATCCGTGATTATTTCGGAGAAAAGTACCTTTCTGTTGATCTCAGCTATTGTGTGGAAGAAAGTCCCCTCGGAACAGGTGGTGCTATTCTGAAAGCAGTACAAAGCGTTAACGTGGAGGAATTTTTTGTATTCAATGGTGACACTTTTTTTGCAATCGATCTCAACACCTTTTACCTCGCATATAAGGAAAAGAACGGATTGCTTTCGCTCGCTTTAAAAAAGATGTCTGACTTTGATCGTTACGGTGTTGTGATAACGGATAAAGCAGGTAAAGTATCGTCGTTTGAAGAAAAGAAGTATTACAGCAGTGGAAATATCAACGGAGGCGTTTATCTTTTGAACCGCAAACTTTTTGAGCACCTTGAATTTCCTGAAAATTTTTCGTTTGAAAAAGACCTGATGGAAAAGTATTGCACGGCACTGTCATTTTACGGAGTAACGTTTGACGATTATTTCATTGACATTGGCATTCCTGAAGATTATGAAAGGGCAAAGCATGAACTGGAAAGATTTACACATTGA
- a CDS encoding D-sedoheptulose 7-phosphate isomerase produces the protein MNKIKEIITASISVKEKILHDPELITVLQNVADEIVKCYAHDGKVLFCGNGGSAADAQHIAAELSGRFYFDRDPLDAEALHVNTSYLTAVANDYSYEQVYSRLIKARGRKGDVLVGISTSGNSGNVIKAFELANEIGMITVGMTGESGGKMKPLSTYLLNAPSSDTPRIQESHIMMGHIICELVEERMFERGS, from the coding sequence ATGAATAAAATCAAGGAAATAATTACCGCTTCTATTTCCGTAAAGGAAAAAATACTGCATGATCCGGAACTGATAACTGTGCTGCAGAATGTGGCAGATGAAATTGTAAAATGCTATGCGCATGATGGCAAGGTATTGTTTTGCGGGAATGGGGGAAGTGCAGCCGATGCGCAACACATTGCCGCTGAATTAAGCGGCCGTTTTTATTTCGACCGCGATCCGTTGGATGCAGAAGCGTTGCATGTTAATACTTCTTATCTCACGGCTGTTGCTAATGATTATTCTTACGAACAGGTTTATTCACGACTGATCAAGGCACGTGGCCGCAAAGGTGATGTGCTGGTTGGCATTTCCACATCAGGTAATTCAGGTAATGTGATAAAAGCGTTTGAACTGGCCAATGAGATCGGAATGATTACAGTTGGAATGACCGGTGAGTCTGGTGGTAAAATGAAACCGCTTTCAACTTACTTACTCAATGCGCCTTCATCAGATACACCACGCATTCAGGAATCGCATATCATGATGGGACACATAATCTGTGAATTAGTGGAAGAGCGGATGTTTGAAAGAGGCAGTTAG
- a CDS encoding dehydrogenase — protein MMIRSRAPLRIGLAGGGTDVSPYSDQYGGAILNATISLFAYATIEPLDTGKIIIHAIDKKEMVEFDAADELPIDGELVLAKGIYNRIVKEFTHKPLSFRLSTYVDAPAGSGLGTSSTLVVAIIGAFAEWLKLPLGEYDMAKLAFDIERKDLAMAGGKQDQYAATFGGFNFMEFYKDDKVIVNPLRIKENYLNEMQSNLLLYYTGTSRLSSKIIEMQSVNITAKKEKSVDAMHKLKEQAVHMKEAILQGNLGEIGEILNFGWQFKKQTADGISSPMIDEIYEAALKAGANGGKISGAGGGGFMFFYCPGHTRYAVLDRLHQFGGEFRRFQFTKTGATSWLAK, from the coding sequence ATGATGATCAGAAGCAGGGCACCGTTAAGAATAGGACTGGCGGGAGGAGGAACGGATGTAAGTCCTTATTCCGACCAATATGGAGGGGCGATTTTAAATGCCACTATCAGTCTTTTTGCGTACGCAACCATTGAGCCGCTTGACACAGGTAAAATCATCATTCATGCCATAGATAAAAAGGAGATGGTGGAGTTTGATGCTGCCGATGAATTGCCCATTGATGGAGAATTGGTGTTGGCCAAAGGAATTTATAACAGGATTGTAAAGGAATTTACCCACAAGCCATTAAGTTTCCGGCTTTCAACTTACGTTGACGCTCCGGCAGGTTCAGGTCTTGGAACTTCATCAACATTGGTTGTTGCCATCATCGGTGCATTTGCTGAGTGGCTTAAACTACCACTTGGCGAATATGATATGGCCAAACTGGCTTTTGATATTGAACGTAAAGACCTTGCAATGGCCGGCGGGAAGCAGGATCAGTATGCAGCCACTTTTGGCGGATTCAACTTTATGGAATTTTATAAGGATGACAAAGTGATTGTAAATCCGTTGCGGATCAAGGAGAATTACCTGAACGAAATGCAATCCAACCTGCTGCTGTATTACACAGGTACCAGCCGGCTGTCGTCAAAGATCATCGAGATGCAGAGCGTGAATATCACTGCTAAGAAAGAGAAATCAGTGGATGCAATGCATAAATTAAAGGAGCAGGCCGTGCATATGAAAGAGGCTATTTTACAAGGGAATCTTGGTGAGATAGGAGAGATACTCAACTTCGGCTGGCAGTTTAAGAAACAGACGGCAGATGGCATTTCAAGCCCGATGATTGATGAGATTTATGAGGCAGCTTTAAAGGCAGGTGCAAATGGCGGAAAAATTTCAGGCGCGGGTGGTGGTGGATTTATGTTTTTTTATTGTCCGGGTCATACACGCTATGCAGTGCTTGACCGTTTGCATCAGTTCGGCGGTGAATTCCGCAGGTTTCAATTTACAAAAACAGGAGCTACTTCCTGGCTGGCAAAATAG